From Amycolatopsis sp. YIM 10, the proteins below share one genomic window:
- a CDS encoding DUF998 domain-containing protein — translation MATTTTTTTTTTASRPAISTRSLLACAVAAAPLWASVSLIQAATRDGFDLTQLPLSMLSVGSLGWVQIVNFLVGGLLTVLGAAGLRRVLPGRWAARLLAVSGAAMIGAGVFTMDPADPFGGASLGHMAAGTIGFATLVAACYVLGRQFGRAGDRRRAIASHIAGTALLAGDLWAMSGGTAGSLTLAIGWITALLWISFVAARYRSRQAG, via the coding sequence ATGGCCACCACTACGACCACCACCACGACCACCACCGCTTCCCGTCCCGCGATCTCCACCCGTTCCCTGCTCGCCTGCGCGGTGGCCGCCGCACCGCTGTGGGCTTCGGTCTCCCTGATCCAGGCGGCCACCCGCGACGGCTTCGATCTGACGCAACTGCCGCTGAGCATGCTCAGCGTGGGCTCGCTCGGCTGGGTGCAGATCGTGAACTTCCTGGTCGGCGGCCTGCTCACGGTGCTCGGCGCGGCCGGGCTGCGCCGGGTCCTGCCCGGGCGGTGGGCGGCACGGCTGCTCGCGGTCAGCGGCGCCGCCATGATCGGCGCCGGGGTGTTCACCATGGACCCGGCCGACCCGTTCGGCGGGGCGAGCCTGGGGCACATGGCCGCGGGCACGATCGGCTTCGCCACCCTGGTCGCGGCCTGCTACGTGCTGGGCAGGCAGTTCGGCCGGGCCGGGGACCGCCGCCGGGCCATCGCCTCCCACATCGCCGGGACCGCGCTGCTGGCCGGGGACCTGTGGGCGATGAGCGGGGGCACCGCGGGCTCGCTGACGCTGGCGATCGGCTGGATCACCGCCCTGCTGTGGATCTCCTTCGTCGCCGCCCGGTACCGCTCGCGCCAGGCTGGTTGA